One segment of Vicia villosa cultivar HV-30 ecotype Madison, WI unplaced genomic scaffold, Vvil1.0 ctg.000168F_1_1, whole genome shotgun sequence DNA contains the following:
- the LOC131624912 gene encoding uncharacterized protein LOC131624912 produces MGGGFRVLHLVRPFLSFLPEVQTADRKVPFREKVIYTVIALFIFLVCSQLPLYGIHSTTGADPFYWMRVILASNRGTVMELGITPIVTSGLVMQLLAGSKIIEVDNNVREDRALLNGAQKLLGILIAVGEAVAYVLSGMYGSVGQLGVGNAILIILQLFFAGIIVICLDELLQKGYGLGSGISLFIATNICENIIWKAFSPTTINSGRGAEFEGAVIALFHLLITRSDKVRALREAFYRQNLPNVTNLLATVLIFLIVIYFQGFRVVLPVRSKNARGQQGSYPIKLFYTSNMPIILQSALVSNLYFLSQLLHRKYAGNFIVDLLGKWKESEYGGGHSIPVGGIAYYITAPSSLADMAANPFHALFYLVFMLSACALFSKTWIEVSGSSARDVAKQLKEQQMVMPGHRESNLQKELNRYIPTAAAFGGMCIGALTVLADFMGAIGSGTGILLAVTIIYQYFETFEKERASELGFFGF; encoded by the exons ATGGGAGGTGGGTTTAGAGTGCTTCACTTAGTCAGACCATTTCTGTCATTCCTTCCTGAAGTTCAGACTGCTGATAGGAAAGTGCCGTTTAGAGAGAAGGTCATATATACTGTGATCGCCCTGTTCATTTTTCTGGTGTGTAGTCAGCTCCCTCTGTATGGAATACACTCAACAACGGGTGCTGATCCGTTCTATTGGATGCGTGTTATCCTAGCTTCAAACCGTGGAACTGTTATGGAGCTTGGAATCACCCCCATTGTCACTTCTGGACTGGTGATGCAACTTTTGGCTGGCTCAAAGATCATTGAAGTGGACAACAATGTTAGGGAGGATCGTGCTCTCTT AAATGGTGCACAGAAACTACTTGGCATCTTGATAGCTGTTGGAGAGGCCGTTGCCTATGTTCTTTCAGGGATGTATGGTAGTGTGGGCCAACTTGGAGTGGGAAATGCCATCCTCATCATCCTCCAGCTCTTTTTTGCGGGTATCATTGTCATATGTTTAGATGAGCTCCTTCAAAAAGGTTATGGTTTGGGATCTGGAATTTCTCTATTTATTGCCACCAATATCTG TGAAAACATTATATGGAAAGCATTCAGTCCCACTACCATTAACAGTGGCAGAGGAGCCGAGTTTGAGGGTGCTGTAATTGCTCTATTCCATTTGTTGATAACTAGATCAGACAAGGTTCGGGCTCTCCGGGAAGCATTTTATCGGCAGAATCTTCCCAATGTCACAAATCTTCTGGCTACTGTCTTGATCTTCCTAATTGTGATATACTTCCAAGGTTTCCGTGTGGTTTTGCCTGTAAGGTCAAAGAATGCTCGTGGACAGCAGGGCTCATAtccaatcaaactgttttacacCTCCAACATGCCCATTATTCTTCAGTCAGCTCTTGTTTCCAATCTCTACTTCCTTTCCCAG CTGCTACACAGAAAGTACGCTGGAAACTTCATTGTGGATCTTTTAGGAAAATGGAAGGAATCTGAATATGGAGGCGGTCACTCTATTCCTGTTGGTGGCATTGCATACTATATAACTGCACCATCCAG CTTAGCTGATATGGCAGCCAATCCTTTCCATGCACTGTTCTACCTGGTATTTATGCTGTCAGCCTGTGCCTTGTTCTCCAAAACTTGGATTGAAGTCTCTGGTTCATCTGCTAGAGATGTTGCCAAGCAGTTGAAG GAACAACAAATGGTTATGCCTGGCCATCGGGAGTCAAACTTGCAGAAAGAGCTTAACCGATACATTCCCACTGCTGCAGCATTTGGAGGGATGTGTATTGGTGCCCTCACAGTATTGGCAGATTTCATGGGGGCAATTGGTTCAGGAACCGGAATCTTGCTTGCCGTAACAATCATCTATCAGTACTTTGAGACATTTGAGAAGGAGAGAGCCAGTGAGCTTGGTTTCTTTGGTTTCTAA